In Candidatus Omnitrophota bacterium, the following proteins share a genomic window:
- a CDS encoding DUF5684 domain-containing protein, producing the protein MWKVYHKAGYPGWAILVPIYNLYVSVKIAGYSGWLLLLFFVPFVNIVVNIIISVGLAKRFDRGAGFGLGLAFLPFIFYPILAFSSASYSAVDNI; encoded by the coding sequence ATGTGGAAAGTTTATCATAAGGCTGGATATCCAGGATGGGCAATTCTTGTTCCGATTTATAATTTATATGTTAGTGTGAAGATTGCTGGATATTCGGGATGGTTGTTATTGCTATTTTTTGTTCCATTTGTCAATATTGTTGTAAATATTATAATATCAGTTGGCCTTGCGAAAAGATTCGATAGAGGTGCAGGATTTGGTCTTGGCTTAGCGTTTTTGCCGTTTATTTTTTATCCGATATTAGCATTTAGTAGCGCTTCTTATTCTGCTGTAGATAATATATAG
- a CDS encoding ShlB/FhaC/HecB family hemolysin secretion/activation protein, producing MKRRVLFLVGLFVCIALVKVSFAANPPATQTAGGLMQQDLQMDQQKNLKQKIEAEKPKEDDIITPEMIPDDDGEKVLIKKIVVEGSTLLGDDTIKKITKPFENEKLSLKQMQVIADLLTDEYRKNGYVTSRAYLPPQTMKDSTLILRVIEGKMGDLEVRGNKHFKTSLLEKKINLRPKGYFDFLELQKSLTRVNEHPDRTAKAVLVPGKEPGTTDIIVEVQDRLPIHVGFNYDNYASRYLGERRTTGYIEHNNLLGQDDKLYFEYRRTRNDSLCFQQGQYTYPVLPDLDVGMYIANSSSELGRDFKVLNSRGESLLVGVFAQKVLKDTENFDVWWNAGFDYKNVKNHLLGIQSSKDEVRAFKTGLDFDFNDRWARNILTTQYDVGIPQFMGGMKSKDPLSSRGGVGSGGKFQKWAFNYFRLQPGPFSSEILWKNSAQISNHNLVAGEQFQIGGPGSVRGYPIAEYAGDKGLYSSVEWSFPPYFLGRNMKIPFMKDRTMFDSLRIVTFYDWGNIRINKTTAGEKETRTLRSAGFGFRLNLGENFFARIEIGYPLNGPDASDGRNVQKWFEITTKF from the coding sequence ATGAAAAGAAGAGTATTATTTCTTGTCGGGCTATTCGTTTGTATTGCTTTAGTCAAAGTATCTTTTGCGGCAAATCCTCCAGCAACGCAAACAGCAGGTGGCTTGATGCAACAAGATCTTCAGATGGATCAACAAAAGAATCTTAAACAAAAGATCGAAGCTGAGAAGCCAAAAGAAGATGACATTATCACGCCTGAGATGATTCCTGATGACGACGGTGAAAAAGTTTTAATCAAAAAAATCGTTGTTGAAGGTTCAACTTTGTTGGGTGATGACACAATCAAAAAGATTACCAAGCCTTTTGAAAATGAAAAACTTTCTTTAAAACAGATGCAGGTCATTGCAGATCTTTTGACTGATGAATATCGAAAAAATGGTTATGTAACTTCACGTGCCTATCTTCCTCCTCAAACAATGAAAGACTCCACTCTTATTTTGCGAGTTATCGAAGGAAAGATGGGAGATCTTGAAGTTCGTGGCAACAAGCATTTTAAAACCTCACTTCTTGAGAAAAAAATTAATTTAAGACCAAAAGGGTATTTTGATTTTTTAGAACTTCAAAAATCATTAACACGTGTTAATGAACATCCAGATAGAACAGCCAAAGCGGTCTTGGTTCCAGGAAAAGAACCAGGGACAACGGATATCATTGTTGAAGTTCAAGATCGGTTGCCGATTCACGTTGGATTTAATTATGACAATTATGCTTCTCGCTATTTAGGAGAAAGACGCACAACAGGATATATTGAACATAATAATTTGCTTGGACAAGATGATAAGCTTTATTTTGAATATCGAAGAACGCGCAATGATTCACTTTGTTTTCAACAAGGTCAGTACACATATCCTGTTTTACCTGACTTAGATGTTGGTATGTATATCGCCAATAGCTCATCTGAGTTAGGCCGTGATTTTAAAGTTTTAAATTCAAGAGGCGAGAGTCTTCTCGTTGGTGTTTTTGCACAGAAAGTATTGAAAGATACAGAGAATTTTGATGTTTGGTGGAATGCAGGTTTTGATTATAAAAATGTTAAGAATCATCTTTTAGGAATTCAATCTTCGAAAGATGAAGTGCGTGCATTTAAGACTGGCTTGGATTTTGATTTTAATGATCGTTGGGCACGAAATATTTTGACAACTCAATACGATGTTGGAATTCCTCAATTTATGGGTGGAATGAAATCTAAAGATCCGCTTTCTTCAAGAGGTGGTGTTGGATCTGGCGGAAAGTTTCAAAAATGGGCGTTTAATTATTTTAGACTTCAGCCCGGTCCGTTTTCTTCTGAAATTTTATGGAAAAATTCTGCACAAATTTCGAATCATAATCTTGTTGCTGGTGAACAATTTCAGATTGGTGGCCCTGGAAGCGTTCGCGGTTATCCAATAGCTGAATATGCTGGAGACAAGGGGCTTTATTCAAGTGTGGAATGGTCGTTTCCTCCGTATTTTTTAGGACGCAATATGAAAATTCCTTTTATGAAAGATCGCACAATGTTTGATTCTTTAAGAATCGTAACGTTTTATGATTGGGGAAATATTCGTATTAATAAAACAACAGCTGGTGAAAAAGAGACGCGTACACTGCGATCGGCTGGTTTTGGATTTAGGCTTAATTTGGGTGAAAACTTTTTTGCTCGTATCGAAATTGGTTATCCTTTAAACGGTCCGGATGCTTCTGATGGTAGAAATGTGCAAAAGTGGTTTGAAATCACAACAAAGTTTTAA
- a CDS encoding filamentous hemagglutinin N-terminal domain-containing protein, whose translation MTRKIISMFVVVLFVLMSAMPPCGYAQVLPEGGNFVNGNGTITVNGQTMNIDQMSSQAIIEWLSFCISQGYTVNINQPGASSVSLNRVIGADPSVIMGNLLSNGQVFLVNPNGVLFGASSYVNAPGVVASTLNISNSDFLNGNYTFLGQGGSVVNQGLMLAPGGYVTLLGNNVANNGTIVSELGTVTLAAGEKITMSLDPLGLVSVVIDEALTQNTTNATDAVVNTGSISADGGRVVLTADSLNGLFTNVVNNEGIIEAKGLVGNNGEVILLAKGEDSLGVNTGTIDVSAKEAGAEGGFVELSGETIDYLDGTINTGGGQLLFDPVDFILGDADEAWLQTQTGSVNIASINDIIFNLGDLGGDDILNLFNFTSGKTFSLSAARHIDLDNDSIVTAGGDIELYSNALGLFIGDIFLGTGAGLNSNGGDILLSGYDVHLTSLINAGTGDVEFATINGIDDEHTGLDIIADNLTVNSHYFAGSQGEFIDTDVNSLDVNTTFHIRIDNTAAGNTPLTITNAVSSGQFVEIVTNGDMIANNVYAAKDVELISQAGNIDARRIYAGDDAELHAVTVTSLPTSNPGSIANVTADTLKIYAQNGVGLNAPAGLTTDVNDLYVLNSTGGIRITDILGDLNVVSVHNQSTGDVEISSDGDMNLGYVYASAVNPGYNAILTSNNGGIVDANGSLWNVNSDGVSLNAATGVGTADAIEIHADSLSATNTTSGDIVVEDLSGDLDVVQVINNAVGGDADITSANTMNVNKINSHNVLLHANEITALPVSTPGAHITANVLKLYSQDGIGQNTAAGITTDVDNLYAINSTGGIRITDIAGDVNVKNINSTTTGDVELTSDGDMNLNYVYASAANPGYSATLTSNNGAIVDDNGSLWNVNADNVSLNAATGIGSGDAIEIHADNLSALNSTSGKIAVRDLSGDLTVNSVVNNASNGNVNLRTSGTMNVGTVQSGKKVTLRAAQIDALSVVPGTANITAKVLKLYSQSGIGQNTPAGLLTDVNDLYALNFTNGIRVTDILGDLNVVNVNNSTAGDIKITSDGDMNLNYVYASAANPGYSATLTSNNGAIVDDNGSLWNVNSDSISLNAATGIGSSDAIEIHADNLSASNSTSGDIVVEDLSGDLNVNSVVNSHASGNVDLTTSGTMSIGSIASGDQVDIHAVQIDALPVVVPGTANITADVLKLYSQTGIGQNTPAGLLTDVNDLYALNFTNGIRVTDILGDLNVVNVNNSTAG comes from the coding sequence ATGACGAGAAAAATTATCTCTATGTTTGTTGTTGTGCTATTTGTGCTGATGAGCGCAATGCCACCATGTGGGTATGCACAAGTTTTGCCGGAAGGAGGAAATTTCGTTAATGGCAACGGAACCATTACAGTTAATGGACAGACTATGAACATTGATCAGATGAGTTCGCAGGCCATTATTGAATGGCTGAGTTTTTGTATATCTCAAGGGTATACAGTAAACATCAATCAGCCGGGCGCTTCGTCTGTTTCCTTAAATAGGGTAATTGGCGCAGATCCTTCTGTGATTATGGGAAACCTTCTTTCGAATGGTCAGGTTTTTCTTGTTAATCCTAATGGGGTTTTGTTTGGGGCATCTTCTTATGTTAACGCTCCTGGGGTTGTTGCGTCAACTTTGAATATTTCCAATAGTGATTTTTTAAATGGAAACTATACATTTTTAGGGCAAGGCGGATCTGTTGTAAATCAAGGTCTTATGCTTGCTCCAGGTGGTTATGTTACATTGCTTGGAAATAATGTTGCGAATAACGGAACGATTGTTTCTGAACTTGGCACAGTAACTCTTGCGGCTGGTGAAAAAATTACGATGAGCCTTGATCCTTTAGGATTAGTTAGCGTTGTTATTGATGAAGCTCTTACGCAAAACACAACTAATGCCACAGATGCTGTTGTGAACACAGGAAGTATTTCTGCTGATGGCGGTAGAGTTGTTTTAACGGCAGATTCGCTAAACGGACTTTTTACAAACGTTGTTAATAATGAAGGCATTATTGAAGCTAAAGGTTTAGTTGGAAATAATGGTGAAGTTATCTTGCTTGCTAAAGGTGAAGATTCTCTTGGAGTTAATACAGGAACTATAGATGTTAGTGCAAAAGAAGCTGGAGCTGAAGGTGGATTTGTTGAGCTTAGTGGAGAGACGATTGATTATCTTGATGGTACGATCAATACAGGAGGAGGACAGCTTTTATTTGATCCTGTTGATTTTATTTTAGGAGATGCTGATGAGGCTTGGCTACAAACTCAAACAGGATCTGTTAATATTGCTTCGATTAATGATATTATTTTTAACCTTGGCGATTTAGGCGGAGATGACATTTTAAACCTTTTTAATTTTACTTCTGGAAAAACATTTTCTTTGTCAGCAGCACGACATATTGATCTAGACAATGATTCAATTGTAACGGCAGGAGGCGATATTGAATTATATTCAAATGCATTAGGTCTTTTTATAGGAGATATATTTTTAGGAACAGGAGCAGGTCTTAATTCTAATGGAGGAGATATTCTTCTTTCAGGTTATGATGTTCATTTAACTTCCCTTATTAATGCTGGAACAGGTGATGTAGAATTTGCAACAATTAATGGAATTGATGATGAGCACACAGGATTAGATATTATTGCAGATAATTTAACTGTAAACTCGCATTATTTTGCTGGATCTCAAGGTGAATTTATTGATACAGATGTTAACTCGCTTGATGTTAACACTACCTTCCATATTAGAATAGATAACACAGCAGCCGGTAATACACCGCTAACAATAACAAATGCTGTTAGCAGTGGTCAATTTGTTGAAATTGTTACTAATGGGGATATGATTGCTAATAATGTTTATGCTGCAAAAGATGTTGAGCTAATATCACAGGCTGGAAATATTGATGCGCGCAGAATTTATGCGGGTGATGATGCTGAGCTTCATGCGGTTACTGTTACTTCGCTACCAACTTCAAATCCTGGATCGATTGCGAATGTGACAGCTGATACATTAAAAATTTATGCACAAAACGGTGTTGGATTAAATGCACCTGCAGGACTTACAACAGATGTTAATGACCTTTATGTGCTTAATTCAACCGGTGGTATTCGAATTACAGATATTTTAGGCGATCTTAATGTTGTCAGTGTTCATAATCAATCTACAGGTGATGTTGAGATTTCATCTGACGGAGACATGAACCTAGGTTATGTTTACGCTTCAGCTGTAAATCCAGGATACAATGCTATTTTGACTTCTAATAATGGCGGTATTGTGGATGCTAACGGAAGCCTTTGGAATGTTAATTCGGATGGTGTAAGCTTGAATGCAGCGACTGGAGTTGGAACAGCAGATGCTATTGAAATACATGCAGACAGCCTTTCAGCAACAAATACAACTTCTGGTGATATCGTTGTTGAAGATTTAAGCGGAGATTTAGACGTTGTTCAAGTAATTAATAATGCGGTAGGTGGAGATGCAGACATCACTTCTGCAAATACTATGAATGTCAATAAAATTAATAGTCACAATGTCTTATTACATGCTAATGAAATTACTGCGCTTCCTGTAAGCACTCCTGGTGCTCATATTACAGCTAATGTTTTAAAACTTTACAGTCAAGATGGTATTGGCCAAAATACAGCTGCCGGCATTACAACAGATGTTGATAATTTGTATGCCATAAATAGCACAGGTGGTATTCGTATCACAGACATTGCAGGGGATGTTAATGTTAAGAATATTAACAGTACAACAACAGGCGATGTGGAACTTACATCTGATGGCGATATGAACTTAAATTATGTTTATGCTTCTGCTGCTAATCCTGGATACAGCGCTACTTTGACATCTAACAATGGTGCAATTGTAGATGATAATGGTAGTCTTTGGAATGTTAACGCTGACAATGTTTCTCTAAACGCTGCTACAGGCATTGGTTCTGGAGATGCTATTGAAATACATGCTGATAATCTGTCAGCCTTAAATTCAACTTCTGGAAAAATTGCTGTTAGGGATTTAAGCGGAGATCTAACTGTTAATTCAGTTGTTAATAATGCTTCGAATGGAAACGTTAACTTAAGAACCAGCGGAACAATGAACGTTGGAACTGTTCAGTCTGGCAAGAAGGTCACTCTTCGTGCAGCTCAAATTGATGCTTTATCTGTTGTTCCAGGTACAGCTAATATTACAGCCAAGGTGCTAAAGCTTTATAGTCAATCTGGTATTGGGCAGAATACACCTGCAGGATTATTGACAGATGTTAATGATCTTTACGCACTTAATTTCACGAATGGAATTCGCGTTACAGATATTTTAGGTGATCTTAATGTTGTTAACGTCAACAATTCAACAGCAGGTGATATCAAAATTACATCTGATGGCGATATGAACTTAAATTATGTTTATGCTTCTGCTGCTAATCCTGGATACAGCGCTACTTTGACATCTAACAATGGTGCAATTGTAGATGATAACGGAAGCCTTTGGAATGTAAATTCAGATTCGATATCGCTTAACGCTGCAACAGGTATTGGATCATCTGATGCGATTGAAATACATGCTGATAATCTTTCAGCTTCAAATTCAACTTCTGGTGATATTGTTGTTGAAGATTTAAGTGGAGATCTAAATGTTAATTCTGTTGTTAACAGTCATGCTAGCGGCAATGTTGATTTGACAACTTCAGGAACAATGAGCATTGGTAGCATTGCATCCGGTGATCAAGTTGACATCCATGCAGTTCAAATTGATGCTTTGCCAGTTGTTGTTCCAGGTACAGCTAATATTACAGCTGATGTCTTAAAGCTTTATAGTCAAACTGGTATTGGGCAAAATACACCTGCAGGATTATTGACAGATGTTAATGATCTTTACGCACTTAATTTCACGAATGGAATTCGCGTTACAGATATTTTAGGTGATCTTAATGTTGTTAACGTCAACAATTCAACAGCAGGTG
- a CDS encoding SurA N-terminal domain-containing protein: MNKLRKDKVMKRMFALIIVALLIVGCGKSDDGSKIAVKIDKMSFTKDEYNKAFENSLFVQVPQGGKQAFLDVFIARKLMLKQAEDMNLDKDQKFLDDIQLFWEQSLLKSIIAKKGAEPSFQPQVSEEEMKTLYEAHKDKEFKDKTFDEVKDQLHKLLFRSKQQRLIEQWIDALSKKSSIDIDYELLEINGPIVGESDGK; the protein is encoded by the coding sequence ATTAATAAATTAAGAAAGGATAAAGTTATGAAGAGAATGTTTGCGCTAATTATTGTTGCTTTGCTTATTGTTGGATGTGGAAAATCTGACGATGGATCGAAGATTGCAGTTAAGATTGATAAAATGAGTTTTACAAAAGATGAGTACAACAAGGCGTTTGAGAATTCTTTGTTTGTGCAAGTGCCACAAGGAGGGAAGCAAGCGTTTTTGGATGTCTTTATTGCAAGAAAATTAATGTTAAAACAAGCTGAAGATATGAATCTAGATAAAGATCAAAAATTCTTAGATGACATTCAGCTTTTTTGGGAGCAGTCGCTTCTTAAAAGCATTATAGCTAAAAAAGGCGCTGAACCATCATTTCAGCCGCAGGTCAGCGAAGAAGAGATGAAGACTTTGTACGAAGCTCATAAAGATAAAGAGTTTAAGGACAAAACATTTGACGAGGTTAAAGATCAGCTGCATAAACTTTTATTTAGAAGTAAGCAGCAAAGATTGATTGAGCAGTGGATTGATGCTCTTTCTAAAAAAAGCTCTATCGATATTGATTATGAACTTCTTGAAATTAATGGCCCAATAGTAGGAGAGAGCGATGGAAAATAA
- a CDS encoding flavodoxin, translating into MKSLVVFYSFEGNTRFVAENVAREIGGDLLELKPKSDVKSKGFMKYFWGGRQVVMCKTPELEAFDKNPEDYDALVIGTPVWSFSYAPAIRSFFRNVNLKNKKIAIFCCFQGVQANTLDKMKLALKDNEIIEQKGFINPLSDKDQTLDQIICWTKILRDQIGETS; encoded by the coding sequence ATGAAATCATTGGTTGTTTTTTATTCTTTTGAAGGAAATACACGATTTGTAGCTGAAAACGTAGCTCGTGAAATTGGTGGCGATCTTTTAGAGCTTAAGCCCAAAAGCGATGTAAAGTCGAAAGGTTTTATGAAATATTTTTGGGGTGGAAGGCAAGTTGTGATGTGCAAAACTCCAGAGCTTGAGGCTTTTGATAAAAACCCTGAAGATTATGATGCTTTAGTTATTGGAACACCGGTTTGGTCTTTTAGCTATGCGCCTGCGATTAGAAGTTTTTTTAGAAATGTTAATTTAAAGAACAAGAAGATCGCGATTTTTTGTTGTTTTCAAGGTGTTCAAGCGAACACTTTAGATAAGATGAAATTAGCTCTCAAAGATAATGAAATCATCGAACAAAAAGGTTTTATTAATCCTCTTTCTGATAAGGATCAGACACTTGATCAAATAATTTGTTGGACGAAAATTTTGCGTGACCAGATCGGCGAGACGTCCTAA